The region CTTATCCTGATAAGGAGAAGCTGTTCACGGTTCTAGGGCTTTTACTTAGTGGTAGGGTCTCGCTGGGTAAGGCTGCTGAGCTCTTGAGTTTAAGGGTTGATGATCTCTGGATACTCTTACATAGGCTTGGGGTTAGGTATAGTGTTCTCGATGAAGAAGAGGTTGAGGAAGAACTAGATGCTTATGAGAAGATCTTTAAGAGTAGTGCTCAACACCTCCCCGATAATAGCACTGGTTAAACTAGGGGTTCTAAATGAGGCTCTTAAACTATTTAGCGAGGTAGAAGTTCCTAGTGGAGTAATAGAGGAATTAGAGAGAAAGAAGGATGAAGTATATCGAGAACTCATGAGAGTTATTAGTGAAGGCAGAATACATGTTGAAGAAGTTAAGCGACGACTCCCAAGACTAGGAATCGGTGAGTCATCAGCTATATTTTTAGCCTTGGAAAAAGATAAGATCGTTGTTCTCGACGATAAGAAAGCTCGGAGGTTAGCTAGAGAACTAGGTTTGGA is a window of Sulfolobales archaeon DNA encoding:
- a CDS encoding UPF0175 family protein; translated protein: MSAELREVIESERVPYPDKEKLFTVLGLLLSGRVSLGKAAELLSLRVDDLWILLHRLGVRYSVLDEEEVEEELDAYEKIFKSSAQHLPDNSTG